From a region of the Lactuca sativa cultivar Salinas chromosome 4, Lsat_Salinas_v11, whole genome shotgun sequence genome:
- the LOC111907719 gene encoding uncharacterized protein LOC111907719: MTGPSTMITCEVTCIHRVLLRGMIVISHPNRTLMLPLNSHLISSIYAFLEYKFAIPRTPPSTPCLHHCRTRSMTRNQNRDGASSSSRKRVNGGVAPWSDLNPDVLFLVMMNLGVIDFLAFGGVCKSWRSLARNNKKIFMASRPPMLMSISDPSYENKELYCCLEDFEGRKFKTILPHAAGRICVGITCGYLILFGGETKDFWLVNLITRQQLHFPCFPFNARTDLARIRGILVYSPSVSGWVFVVLCTFSCQIWFSMAGTRAWSRISTFLTIDLHAFKGKIYTINIGCRLCEMKLTPEPKLTLLQNKNIPQPGFFFPEFVSSGENLYVMDRGFKDSYTVHKLDFEEMKWVSSEKTLEECAFFVNDFKYSAAIKSDLWVDHRSLYERYAYFHSTIDTSRKGGFLPSYIWYFPSDCLNVNLLDE, translated from the exons ATGACTGGCCCAAGCACAATGATCACATGTGAAGTCACGTGCATTCACCGCGTCTTGTTAAGGGGTATGATTGTCATTTCTCATCCAAATAGAACCCTGATGTTACCCCTCAATTCCCATCTCATCTCTAGTATTTATGCTTTTCTCGAGTACAAATTTGCAATCCCTAGAACTCCACCTTCAACGCCGTGTCTTCACCATTGCAG gacaaggagtaTGACCAGAAATCAGAATCGTGATGGTGCATCATCATCTAGCAGGAAGAGAGTCAATGGTGGTGTGGCACCTTGGTCAGACCTTAACCCTGATGTGCTTTTTTTAGTTATGATGAATCTGGGGGTGATTGATTTTCTTGCATTCGGTGGTGTGTGCAAGTCATGGAGGTCACTCGCACGCAATAATAAGAAGATTTTTATGGCATCCAGACCACCCATGTTGATGTCAATCTCTGATCCTTCTTATGAGAATAAAGAGTTGTACTGCTGTCTAGAGGACTTTGAAGGTAGAAAGTTCAAAACCATCCTTCCCCATGCTGCTGGCAGGATCTGTGTTGGAATAACTTGTGGTTACCTGATCTTGTTCGGAGGGGAAACCAAAGACTTCTGGCTTGTAAATCTTATCACAAGGCAGCAACTTCATTTCCCTTGTTTCCCCTTTAATGCACGTACTGATCTAGCAAGAATCAGAGGTATCCTTGTCTATTCACCTTCAGTATCTGGGTGGGTGTTTGTGGTGTTGTGTACATTCTCCTGTCAAATTTGGTTTTCTATGGCGGGTACACGAGCATGGAGTCGTATCTCCACTTTCCTCACGATTGATTTACATGCTTTCAAGGGGAAGATATATACCATAAACATTGGTTGTCGTCTATGTGAAATGAAACTCACACCAGAGCCCAAATTGACTTTACTCCAAAACAAGAATATTCCACAGCCAGGCTTCTTTTTTCCGGAGTTTGTAAGTTCGGGTGAAAACCTTTATGTGATGGACCGTGGGTTCAAAGATTCATACACGGTTCACAAACTAGATTTTGAGGAAATGAAGTGGGTGTCGTCGGAAAAAACATTAGAAGAATGTGCATTCTTTGTTAACGACTTCAAGTATTCTGCTGCTATTAAATCAGACTTGTGGGTTGATCATCGGTCACTATATGAGAGATATGCTTACTTCCATTCCACCATCGATACAAGTCGAAAAGGCGGGTTCCTTCCTTCATACATCTGGTACTTCCCCAGTGATTGTTTGAATGTAAATCTCTTAGATGAATGA
- the LOC111907718 gene encoding 3-beta-hydroxylase, with product MMFLSFDLSPFPLIPIIIALLLFIPYKRFLSATKTHKNQPPSPRKLPIIGNLHQLLGSNPHHSIRALTQTHGPLVLIQLGSVPVLVASSAEAAREILKTHDVIFASRPKLSIIDALTYGSKTIAFSPYGEYWRQIRSIAVLGLLSSRRVQSFKRVREEETRLMIDTIGEGCGSLVDLGELLNSLTNNIVCRVAFGRKFNGVTFSRLLERFVYLLGAFSVGNYIPWLSWVDHLSGLKAKTKRTAQEFDEILEVVLEEHINKRRAVDGDVGGLSNENQDLVDVLLDAQRENSEDTTNFTLHRDFLKAAIMDIFAAGTDTTFSAMEWAISELIRHPKVMKKLQQEVSEIAQGKSMISEEDLEHMYYLQAVLKETLRLHTPLPLLISRESTQNVKLMGYDIAAGTQVIINAWAIGRDPSLWEEAEKFKPERFLDSSVDYKGLHFEYLPFGAGRRGCPGIQFAIVIEELALANLVYKYDLALPDGLRGEELDMSELTGLTLHRKYPLVVVPNPRF from the exons ATGATGTTTTTGTCATTTGATCTTTCTCCCTTTCCTCTTATTCCAATAATCATAGCGTTATTGCTATTCATTCCATATAAAAGGTTTTTATCTGCTACAAAGACCCACAAAAACCAACCACCATCCCCAAGAAAGCTTCCAATTATCGGAAACCTTCATCAATTACTAGGCTCGAACCCCCACCATTCAATTCGAGCCTTAACCCAAACACATGGTCCGCTTGTGCTCATTCAACTTGGCAGTGTACCCGTGCTTGTAGCCTCATCAGCTGAAGCAGCCCGGGAAATCTTGAAAACCCATGATGTAATCTTCGCCAGTAGACCCAAATTAAGCATCATCGACGCACTTACTTACGGATCAAAGACCATAGCATTTTCTCCATACGGAGAGTATTGGAGACAGATCAGGAGCATTGCAGTGCTTGGACTTCTAAGCAGTAGACGAGTTCAGTCATTTAAACGAGTGAGAGAAGAGGAGACGCGTCTTATGATTGACACGATTGGAGAAGGTTGTGGCTCTTTAGTTGATTTAGGAGAGTTGCTTAATTCGCTTACCAACAACATAGTTTGCAGGGTAGCCTTTGGGAGGAAGTTTAATGGAGTAACATTCAGCCGCTTGTTGGAAAGGTTTGTATATCTGCTTGGTGCGTTTTCTGTTGGGAATTATATTCCATGGCTTTCATGGGTGGATCACCTTAGTGGTTTAAAGGCAAAAACAAAAAGAACCGCTCAAGAATTTGATGAGATTCTCGAGGTTGTTCTTGAAGAACATATAAATAAGAGAAGAGCAGTTGACGGCGATGTGGGTGGTTTAAGTAATGAAAACCAAGATTTAGTTGACGTCTTACTCGATGCTCAAAGAGAAAATAGTGAAGATACTACCAACTTTACCCTTCACAGAGACTTTCTTAAAGCTGCCATCATG GACATATTTGCTGCTGGAACTGATACAACATTCTCAGCCATGGAGTGGGCAATCAGCGAGCTAATAAGGCATCCAAAAGTAATGAAAAAGTTGCAACAAGAGGTTAGTGAAATAGCTCAAGGAAAATCGATGATCAGTGAGGAAGATTTGGAACATATGTATTACTTACAAGCTGTCCTCAAAGAGACCCTGCGGTTGCATACTCCACTCCCGCTGCTCATTTCTCGAGAATCAACACAAAATGTGAAACTAATGGGGTATGACATTGCAGCAGGCACACAAGTGATTATTAATGCTTGGGCAATAGGAAGAGACCCTTCGCTCTGGGAGGAAGCAGAGAAGTTTAAGCCAGAGAGGTTTTTGGATAGTTCTGTTGATTATAAAGGGCTGCATTTTGAGTACCTTCCATTTGGTGCTGGAAGAAGAGGGTGTCCGGGTATTCAGTTTGCAATAGTTATTGAAGAGCTTGCTTTAGCAAATCTTGTGTACAAATATGATTTGGCATTGCCAGATGGTTTGAGAGGGGAGGAACTGGACATGAGTGAGCTCACTGGTCTTACACTCCATAGAAAGTACCCTTTAGTGGTTGTGCCGAATCCTCGCTTCTAG